From Nicotiana tabacum cultivar K326 chromosome 20, ASM71507v2, whole genome shotgun sequence, one genomic window encodes:
- the LOC107821490 gene encoding carbonic anhydrase 2-like, producing MAGESYENATNGGAKKEFNPDERIRSGFAYFKTEKYDKDPELYDELAKDQSPKFLVFACSDSRVCPSHILNFQPGEAFLVRNIANMVPPYDQIKYSGAGASIEYAIVHLKVENILVMGHSCCGGIKGLMSIPDDGSIDSDFIEEWVKICSISKAKVKREHGDKDFTEQCTILEKEAVNESLANLLTYPFVREAVMNKSLALKGGHYDFVNGSFELWDIDEFNISHSGSL from the exons ATGGCTGGGGAATCATATGAAAACGCCACTAATGGAGGAGCGAAGAAAGAGTTTAACCCGGATGAGAGGATCCGCTCCGGATTCGCCTACTTCAAGACTGAGAAATATGA CAAAGATCCCGAGTTGTACGATGAGCTCGCAAAAGATCAAAGCCCAAAG TTTTTGGTATTTGCCTGCTCCGATTCCAGAGTGTGCCCATCCCACATACTTAATTTCCAACCAGGAGAGGCTTTTCTGGTTCGTAATATAGCCAACATGGTCCCTCCTTATGACCAG ATTAAATATTCTGGAGCTGGGGCATCTATTGAATATGCAATTGTCCACTTAAAG GTGGAGAATATTTTGGTGATGGGACACAGCTGCTGTGGAGGTATAAAAGGACTCATGTCTATCCCTGATGATGGGTCCATAGACAG TGATTTCATCGAAGAATGGGTCAAAATCTGTTCGATATCAAAGGCAAAGGTAAAGAGAGAACATGGCGACAAGGATTTTACTGAACAATGTACAATATTGGAGAAG GAGGCAGTAAATGAATCACTAGCCAACTTACTGACATATCCATTTGTGAGGGAAGCTGTGATGAACAAAAGCCTTGCTCTGAAAGGTGGACACTACGATTTTGTGAATGGTTCTTTTGAGCTCTGGGATATTGATGAGTTCAACATTAGCCATTCTGGTTCACTCTAA